One window of Parambassis ranga chromosome 3, fParRan2.1, whole genome shotgun sequence genomic DNA carries:
- the pigb gene encoding GPI alpha-1,2-mannosyltransferase 3 isoform X2 produces the protein MENIRSRLRFGNKVEDVKLRKRKSQLYSKDDGNPLNNGALRVRIAVFCVLFRLINCFLVQTSFVPDEYWQSLEVSHRMVYNYGYLTWEWKAGIRGFSYPLVFAFLYKILHLIHHDTVYLLDTAKWTFFCHMCSWFTWFCCTRTLTNSTETTVTCLALYYFPLPGSKTHSSKKYLSLVSLAVVVRPTALIVWFPLLMYHFWQEDNKLRLITHNYLPIGVLAVLMSTGIDCVFYEKWTLVQYNFIKFNIFHGVADFYGSHPWHWYFTQGFAVVIGPHLPFFLHGCTLAFRRYKVFLAAVVWTLIIYSLLPHKEFRFIYPVLPFCMFFCGTSLAHLKAWRRPAATVLLVANLVPALYTGLIHQRGTLDVMSHLQTLCDVSSVPTHPLPDVLFLMPCHSTPFYSHVHCPIKMRFLECPPDLGEEGYIDEAERFYDDPLLWLRTSFPYKSSLPTHLVFFDVLEKDISVFLQGNNFMRTAELFHTQFPEGRVGGSIFIYERH, from the exons ATGGAGAACATCCGCTCACGGCTCAGGTTTGGTAACAAAGTCGAGGACGTGAAGCTGAGGAAACGAAAATCCCAGCTGTACTCAAAAGACGACGGAAATCCTCTTAACAACG GTGCGCTGAGAGTCAGgattgctgtgttttgtgtgctgttCAGACTGATAAACTGCTTCCTGGTGCAGACCAGCTTCGTCCCTGATGAGTACTGGCAGTCTCTGGAGGTTTCACACCGCATGGTCTACAA CTATGGGTATCTGACCTGGGAGTGGAAGGCAGGAATAAGAGGATTCTCATATCCACTTGTCTTTGCATTCCTCTACAAGATATTACACCTGATACACCATGACACAGTCTATCTGCTG GACACTGCAAAATGGACG TTCTTCTGTCACATGTGTTCCTGGTTCACCTGGTTCTGCTGCACCAGGACTTTGACCAACAGCACAGAGACCACCGTCACCTGTCTGGCTCTTTATTATTTTCCTCTTCCTGggtccaaaacacacagcag taaGAAATATTTGTCCCTGGTGTCTCTGGCTGTGGTTGTTCGCCCGACTGCTCTGATCGTTTGGTTTCCTCTGCTGATGTATCATTTCTGGCAGGAGGACAACAAGTTGAGACTCATCACTCATAACTACCTTCCCATAGG GGTTTTGGCTGTGCTGATGTCCACAGGGATTGACTGTGTGTTCTATGAGAAG TGGACCCTGGTTCAGTACAACTTCATCAAGTTTAACATCTTCCATGGAGTGGCAGATTTCTATGGCTCTCACCCCTGGCACTGGTACTTCACTCAGGGGTTTGCTGTTGTCATCGGCCCCcaccttcctttcttccttcatgGGTGCACCCTTGCCTTCAGAAGATACAAAGTCTTTCTGGCAGCTGTTGTCTGGACCCTCATCATTTACAG TTTGCTTCCTCACAAAGAGTTCAGATTCATCTATCCTGTGCTTCCCTTCTGTATGTTCTTCTGTG gGACATCTTTGGCCCACCTGAAAGCGTGGCGTCGACCTGCAGCGACTGTCCTGTTAGTGGCCAACCTGGTTCCCGCTCTTTACACCGGCCTGATTCACCAGAGAGGCACTCTGGATGTCATGAGCCACCTACAGACTCTTTGTGATGTCAGCAGTGTCCCCACCCATCCACTGCCTGATGTCCTCTTTCTCATGCCCTGCCACTCAACACCCTTCTACAG CCACGTCCACTGCCCTATAAAGATGCGGTTTCTTGAGTGTCCCCCTGATCTTGGAGAGGAGGGGTACATTGATGAAGCTGAGAGATTCTACGATGATCCTCTTCTCTGGCTCAGGACATCCTTTCCATACAAATCTTCTCTGCCAACTCATTTGGTTTTCTTTGATGTGTTGGAAAAG gacatttctgtgtttttacaagGAAATAACTTTATGAGGACAGCAGAGCTATTTCACACTCAGTTTCCTGAGGGAAGAGTTGGAGGAAGCATCTTTATTTATGAAAGGCACTGA
- the pigb gene encoding GPI alpha-1,2-mannosyltransferase 3 isoform X1 → MENIRSRLRFGNKVEDVKLRKRKSQLYSKDDGNPLNNGALRVRIAVFCVLFRLINCFLVQTSFVPDEYWQSLEVSHRMVYNYGYLTWEWKAGIRGFSYPLVFAFLYKILHLIHHDTVYLLIWLPRVIQALLAAFADVKFFFLIRTLENQDTAKWTFFCHMCSWFTWFCCTRTLTNSTETTVTCLALYYFPLPGSKTHSSKKYLSLVSLAVVVRPTALIVWFPLLMYHFWQEDNKLRLITHNYLPIGVLAVLMSTGIDCVFYEKWTLVQYNFIKFNIFHGVADFYGSHPWHWYFTQGFAVVIGPHLPFFLHGCTLAFRRYKVFLAAVVWTLIIYSLLPHKEFRFIYPVLPFCMFFCGTSLAHLKAWRRPAATVLLVANLVPALYTGLIHQRGTLDVMSHLQTLCDVSSVPTHPLPDVLFLMPCHSTPFYSHVHCPIKMRFLECPPDLGEEGYIDEAERFYDDPLLWLRTSFPYKSSLPTHLVFFDVLEKDISVFLQGNNFMRTAELFHTQFPEGRVGGSIFIYERH, encoded by the exons ATGGAGAACATCCGCTCACGGCTCAGGTTTGGTAACAAAGTCGAGGACGTGAAGCTGAGGAAACGAAAATCCCAGCTGTACTCAAAAGACGACGGAAATCCTCTTAACAACG GTGCGCTGAGAGTCAGgattgctgtgttttgtgtgctgttCAGACTGATAAACTGCTTCCTGGTGCAGACCAGCTTCGTCCCTGATGAGTACTGGCAGTCTCTGGAGGTTTCACACCGCATGGTCTACAA CTATGGGTATCTGACCTGGGAGTGGAAGGCAGGAATAAGAGGATTCTCATATCCACTTGTCTTTGCATTCCTCTACAAGATATTACACCTGATACACCATGACACAGTCTATCTGCTG ATTTGGCTTCCACGAGTTATTCAGGCACTCTTGGCTGCATTTGCTGATGTCAAATTTTTCTTTCTCATCCGAACGCTGGAAAACCAGGACACTGCAAAATGGACG TTCTTCTGTCACATGTGTTCCTGGTTCACCTGGTTCTGCTGCACCAGGACTTTGACCAACAGCACAGAGACCACCGTCACCTGTCTGGCTCTTTATTATTTTCCTCTTCCTGggtccaaaacacacagcag taaGAAATATTTGTCCCTGGTGTCTCTGGCTGTGGTTGTTCGCCCGACTGCTCTGATCGTTTGGTTTCCTCTGCTGATGTATCATTTCTGGCAGGAGGACAACAAGTTGAGACTCATCACTCATAACTACCTTCCCATAGG GGTTTTGGCTGTGCTGATGTCCACAGGGATTGACTGTGTGTTCTATGAGAAG TGGACCCTGGTTCAGTACAACTTCATCAAGTTTAACATCTTCCATGGAGTGGCAGATTTCTATGGCTCTCACCCCTGGCACTGGTACTTCACTCAGGGGTTTGCTGTTGTCATCGGCCCCcaccttcctttcttccttcatgGGTGCACCCTTGCCTTCAGAAGATACAAAGTCTTTCTGGCAGCTGTTGTCTGGACCCTCATCATTTACAG TTTGCTTCCTCACAAAGAGTTCAGATTCATCTATCCTGTGCTTCCCTTCTGTATGTTCTTCTGTG gGACATCTTTGGCCCACCTGAAAGCGTGGCGTCGACCTGCAGCGACTGTCCTGTTAGTGGCCAACCTGGTTCCCGCTCTTTACACCGGCCTGATTCACCAGAGAGGCACTCTGGATGTCATGAGCCACCTACAGACTCTTTGTGATGTCAGCAGTGTCCCCACCCATCCACTGCCTGATGTCCTCTTTCTCATGCCCTGCCACTCAACACCCTTCTACAG CCACGTCCACTGCCCTATAAAGATGCGGTTTCTTGAGTGTCCCCCTGATCTTGGAGAGGAGGGGTACATTGATGAAGCTGAGAGATTCTACGATGATCCTCTTCTCTGGCTCAGGACATCCTTTCCATACAAATCTTCTCTGCCAACTCATTTGGTTTTCTTTGATGTGTTGGAAAAG gacatttctgtgtttttacaagGAAATAACTTTATGAGGACAGCAGAGCTATTTCACACTCAGTTTCCTGAGGGAAGAGTTGGAGGAAGCATCTTTATTTATGAAAGGCACTGA
- the pigbos1 gene encoding protein PIGBOS1, translating into MFRQRLPFTQLAFAAVLGVIGGVYIYRPYFDSKTSGQQNQDVPKKQKETD; encoded by the coding sequence ATGTTTCGGCAAAGACTTCCTTTCACACAGCTGGCCTTTGCCGCAGTGCTTGGTGTCATTGGTGGAGTTTACATCTACAGACCTTATTTTGACTCAAAGACCTCAGGACAGCAAAACCAGGATGTGccaaagaaacagaaagaaacagactga
- the LOC114433272 gene encoding ammonium transporter Rh type C 2, with protein MGNSCEGFFGPQKNTNVRVSLPAVCFVWQIAMIILFGVFIRYDEESDAHWAEHKKSHNISSDIENDFYFRYPSFQDVHVMIFVGFGFLMTFLKRYSFGGVGFNFLIASFGLQWALLMQGWFHSLDPVTGKIYIGVENIINADFCCAGCLIAYGALLGKVSPVQLMVVTLFGITLFAVEENIILYLLHCRDSGGSMVIHAFGGYYGLAISWVLYRPNLHLSKRLSGSVYHSDVFAMIGTLFLWMFWPSFNSAISDHGDGQHRAAINTYLALAASVLTTVALSSMSQKRGKLDMVHIQNATLAGGVAMGTAAEFMITPYGSLIVGFCCGIISTFGYLFITPFLENSLKLQDTCGIHNLHAMPGMLGGFVGAIVAAAATESVYSKEGLINTFDFEGKFAGRSVGTQGGYQAAGTCVAIAFGLVGGAIVGFILKFPIWGDPSDDNCYDDEAYWEVPEDEETIPPVLEYNNHMIHKHQDIAESNFSVEQS; from the exons ATGGGGAACAGTTGTGAGGGCTTTTTTGGACCCCAGAAGAACACCAATGTGCGTGTCAGTCTGCCTGCCGTGTGCTTCGTGTGGCAGATTGCTATGATAATTCTGTTTGGAGTTTTCATCCGATATGATGAGGAGTCAGACGCACACTGGGCAGAgcacaaaaaaagtcacaacATCAGCAGTGACATTGAAAATGACTTCTACTTCAGATACCCCA GCTTCCAGGACGTCCATGTCATGATCTTTGTTGGCTTCGGCTTCCTCATGACCTTCCTAAAACGCTACAGCTTCGGTGGTGTCGGCTTCAACTTCCTGATCGCCTCCTTCGGCCTGCAGTGGGCTCTTCTCATGCAGGGCTGGTTCCACTCCCTCGACCCCGTCACTGGAAAAATCTATATTGGAGTTGAGAA tatAATCAATGCAGACTTCTGCTGTGCTGGCTGTCTGATTGCATACGGTGCCCTCCTGGGAAAAGTCAGCCCTGTCCAGCTGATGGTTGTCACCTTGTTTGGCATCACGCTGTTTGCTGTGGAAGAAAACATCATCCTCTACCTCCTTCAT TGCAGAGACTCTGGTGGCTCCATGGTCATTCACGCCTTCGGAGGCTACTATGGTTTGGCTATTTCCTGGGTGCTCTACAGACCAAACTTACACCTTAGCAAACGCCTCAGTGGGTCAGTCTACCACTCTGACGTGTTTGCTATGATTG GTACACTGTTCCTGTGGATGTTCTGGCCCAGTTTCAACTCAGCCATCTCAGACCATGGCGACGggcagcacagagcagccatCAACACCTACCTGGCCCTCGCTGCTTCTGTCCTCACTACTGTGGCCCTCTCCAGCATGTCTCAGAAAAGAGGAAAACTGGACATG GTGCATATCCAGAATGCCACTCTGGCAGGCGGCGTTGCCATGGGAACGGCAGCCGAGTTCATGATCACACCTTATGGCTCACTGATTGTGGGTTTCTGCTGTGGCATCATCTCCACCTTTGGGTACCTGTTTATCACG CCCTTTTTAGAGAATTCTCTCAAGCTCCAGGATACATGTGGTATCCACAACCTGCACGCGATGCCCGGGATGCTCGGTGGCTTCGTTGGTGCCATCGTTGCTGCAGCAGCGACAGAATCTGTCTACAGCAAAGAAGG GTTGATCAACACATTTGATTTTGAAGGCAAGTTTGCAGGCAGGTCTGTGGGGACGCAGGGAGGCTACCAGGCAGCCGGCACATGTGTGGCCATTGCATTTGGACTTGTGGGAGGAGCCATTGTTG gtTTCATCTTGAAGTTCCCCATCTGGGGCGACCCCAGCGATGACAACTGCTATGATGATGAAGCTTACTGGGAG GTCCCTGAGGATGAGGAGACCATCCCTCCTGTTCTGGAGTACAACAACCACATGATTCACAAGCACCAAGACAT AGCTGAGTCAAACTTCTCCGTGGAGCAGAGTTAG